The Nitrospirota bacterium genome has a window encoding:
- a CDS encoding response regulator — protein MKKKILIVDDLRPFIEQEKNILSRADFQLFTASSGREALEIHKTEKVDIIIADLDMPEVPGDELSRAIREDKTLKKVSIIIVCTKKASDIERCARCGANTYITRPLKGEELLEKVHNLLDVPLRKDIRVLIKVAIKGRFGSEPFFCTSQDISKSGILIETDKTLAKGDIVICSFFMPYEERIVADCEVVRVMKTGSSLYCYGARFINLNPEYESVIERYVKKQGSVNHFV, from the coding sequence ATGAAAAAGAAAATCCTCATAGTAGATGACCTAAGACCATTTATAGAGCAAGAGAAAAACATCCTCTCGAGGGCTGATTTTCAGCTCTTCACTGCAAGTAGTGGCAGGGAGGCATTAGAAATCCATAAAACCGAAAAGGTGGACATCATCATAGCTGACCTCGATATGCCTGAGGTGCCAGGGGATGAGCTTTCAAGGGCAATAAGAGAGGATAAGACACTTAAGAAGGTCTCAATCATAATTGTGTGCACCAAAAAAGCATCTGATATAGAAAGATGCGCAAGATGTGGTGCAAATACATATATCACAAGACCTCTCAAAGGAGAAGAGCTTCTCGAAAAGGTTCATAACCTTCTCGATGTCCCTTTAAGAAAAGACATAAGGGTGCTTATCAAGGTCGCAATCAAGGGAAGATTCGGAAGCGAGCCTTTTTTCTGCACATCTCAGGATATAAGTAAATCAGGTATCCTCATTGAGACAGACAAGACCCTCGCAAAAGGAGATATTGTCATATGCTCGTTCTTTATGCCTTATGAGGAGCGCATAGTGGCTGACTGCGAGGTAGTGAGGGTAATGAAAACAGGCAGTAGCTTATACTGTTATGGAGCAAGATTCATTAACTTAAATCCTGAATACGAATCTGTCATAGAAAGATATGTGAAAAAGCAGGGTAGTGTCAATCATTTTGTGTAA